One part of the Fusobacterium pseudoperiodonticum genome encodes these proteins:
- a CDS encoding glutamine synthetase III family protein — MNNLLDNFGVNCFSEKNLKNRVPDYVFKKFLQIKNGKAELTLEIADTIANAIKMWALEKGATHYTHWFQPLTELTAEKHESFISINSDGTSMAKFSGKDLMKGESDTSSFPNGGLRSTFEARGYTAWDISSPMFLKGEEGCKTLYIPTAFVGYNGEALDKKVPLLRSINLIKEQALKIQRLLGDTETENINVTLGVEQEYFLVDKKFFYKRQDLVLSGKTVFGCLPPKGQEMNDHYYGTIKERIKSFMAELDNELWKVGVMSKTKHNEVAPNQFEIALMFNTANVSVDQNQITMDMIKKVANRHNMVALLHEKPFKNVNGSGKHCNWSLSTDKGINLYDPETLSENNLSFLVYLLAMIEAVDRYAPALRATTATSGNDYRLGGHEAPPAIISIFLGEQLEDILENIENTNFNNNSSSHLDEITIDKNISRIPKDISDRNRTSPMAFTGNKFEFRMPGSSASPATPMFVLNTIVADVLKEYCEYFEKELKNKTVKEVVIALVKDRYNKHKRIIFDGNGYEEKWVEEAKKRGLSNLKNTVEGLPALIEEEVIQLFERNSVLSRSESLSRFHVYVERYNKQCNLEVSTGIKIVRNQVYPFVIKYISNLSKSIHRSRKIFPDEDLFQYDIGILKDIILLKNDMLILTDKLEDNLEKTIKIQDLYQRAKFYSNEVLPTLENLREKVDKLEEKIATDAWPIPSYYDLLFNL; from the coding sequence ATGAACAACTTATTAGATAATTTTGGAGTTAACTGCTTTTCTGAAAAAAATTTAAAGAACAGAGTCCCAGACTATGTTTTCAAAAAATTTTTACAAATCAAAAACGGAAAAGCTGAACTGACTCTTGAAATTGCTGATACAATAGCTAACGCTATTAAAATGTGGGCCTTAGAAAAAGGAGCGACTCACTACACTCACTGGTTTCAACCCTTAACTGAGTTAACTGCTGAAAAGCATGAATCTTTCATTTCAATTAATTCAGATGGAACTAGTATGGCAAAATTTTCAGGTAAAGATTTAATGAAAGGTGAATCAGATACTTCATCATTTCCTAATGGAGGACTGAGATCTACTTTTGAAGCTAGAGGATATACAGCTTGGGATATTAGTTCACCTATGTTTTTAAAAGGTGAAGAAGGTTGTAAAACTTTATATATTCCGACAGCTTTTGTTGGATACAATGGAGAAGCCTTAGATAAAAAAGTTCCTTTGCTTCGTTCTATTAATCTTATAAAAGAACAAGCCCTAAAAATTCAAAGATTATTAGGGGATACTGAAACAGAAAATATCAATGTTACTCTTGGAGTAGAACAAGAATATTTTTTAGTCGATAAAAAGTTTTTCTATAAAAGACAGGATTTAGTTCTATCTGGGAAAACAGTCTTTGGTTGTCTACCTCCAAAAGGTCAAGAAATGAATGACCATTATTATGGAACAATTAAAGAAAGAATAAAAAGTTTTATGGCTGAACTTGATAATGAACTTTGGAAAGTTGGAGTTATGTCTAAGACTAAACATAATGAAGTTGCTCCAAATCAGTTTGAAATTGCTCTAATGTTTAATACAGCAAATGTTTCTGTTGACCAAAATCAAATTACTATGGATATGATAAAAAAAGTTGCTAACAGACATAATATGGTTGCACTTTTACATGAGAAACCTTTTAAAAATGTTAATGGTTCTGGTAAACACTGTAATTGGTCTTTATCAACTGACAAGGGTATAAATCTATATGACCCTGAAACATTATCAGAGAATAATTTAAGTTTCTTAGTATACTTACTTGCAATGATAGAAGCTGTGGATAGATATGCACCTGCCCTTAGAGCCACTACTGCTACATCTGGAAATGATTATAGATTAGGTGGACATGAAGCTCCTCCAGCTATAATCTCTATCTTTTTAGGAGAACAACTAGAAGATATCTTAGAAAATATTGAAAATACAAATTTCAATAATAATTCAAGTTCTCATCTAGATGAAATAACTATAGATAAGAATATATCAAGAATTCCTAAAGATATATCTGATAGAAATAGAACTTCTCCTATGGCTTTTACAGGAAATAAATTTGAATTTAGAATGCCTGGTTCTAGTGCTTCACCTGCAACTCCTATGTTTGTTCTAAATACTATAGTTGCTGATGTGCTAAAAGAATACTGTGAATATTTTGAAAAAGAATTAAAGAATAAAACTGTAAAAGAGGTTGTTATTGCTCTAGTTAAAGACAGATATAACAAGCATAAAAGAATTATATTTGACGGTAACGGTTATGAGGAAAAATGGGTAGAGGAAGCTAAGAAAAGAGGACTTTCTAATTTAAAAAATACTGTGGAAGGTCTACCTGCTTTAATTGAAGAAGAAGTTATTCAATTATTTGAAAGAAATTCTGTACTTTCAAGAAGTGAATCTCTTTCAAGATTCCATGTCTATGTTGAAAGATACAATAAACAATGTAACCTTGAAGTTTCTACTGGAATAAAAATTGTCAGAAATCAAGTTTATCCTTTTGTTATAAAATATATATCTAATCTTTCTAAATCTATTCATCGTTCAAGAAAAATTTTCCCAGATGAAGATTTATTCCAATATGATATAGGAATTTTAAAAGATATAATTTTACTAAAAAATGATATGTTAATCTTAACTGATAAACTAGAAGATAATTTAGAAAAAACAATAAAAATTCAAGATTTATACCAAAGAGCTAAATTCTATTCTAATGAAGTTTTACCTACATTAGAAAATCTTAGAGAAAAAGTAGATAAATTAGAAGAAAAAATTGCTACTGATGCTTGGCCTATACCAAGTTATTATGATCTATTGTTTAACTTATAG
- a CDS encoding YjiH family protein — protein MENKKYPSSVLIKFLVCSLVGIFLFFVPVSFNGKSTIPLDHIVNLVLKVPYFKEVYGTIVILVGVFLPFYKKTWNKNTTSIVFSLLKILALPFLFMVLFNKGPEFLMNKDVIPFIWNKIVIPVTTIVPVGSIFLSLIISYGLMEFVGVFMRPVMKPIWKTPGRSAIDAVASFVGSYSLALLITNRVYKEGKYTSKEAVIIATGFSTVSATFMVIVAKTLDLMDSWNLYFWLTVIVTFVVTAITARIYPIRNKSDAYFENQEGDIEKDIPKDKFKVAFNEGMEVCANSGSILENVMINLKDGVMLAFNIGPSLMAVGTLGIVLANHTPIFDWIGYLVYPFTLISGFEEPLLTAKALALGIAEMFLPAVLVTKLSFEVKMLVAITCVSEVLFFSASIPCMMATDIPISFKDYLIIWFERVVLSIVVAVPLIYLVKVLM, from the coding sequence ATGGAAAATAAAAAATATCCAAGTTCTGTTTTAATTAAATTTTTAGTCTGTAGTTTAGTAGGAATATTTTTATTCTTTGTTCCTGTAAGTTTTAATGGAAAATCGACAATACCATTAGACCATATAGTGAATCTTGTTTTAAAAGTTCCTTATTTTAAAGAAGTATATGGAACAATAGTTATTTTAGTGGGAGTATTTTTACCTTTTTACAAAAAAACTTGGAATAAAAATACAACTTCTATTGTGTTCTCATTGTTAAAAATATTGGCACTTCCATTTTTATTTATGGTTCTATTTAATAAAGGCCCTGAATTCTTAATGAATAAAGATGTAATTCCTTTTATTTGGAATAAAATTGTTATTCCTGTAACAACAATAGTACCTGTAGGATCTATATTTTTAAGCTTAATAATAAGTTATGGGCTTATGGAATTTGTTGGAGTATTTATGAGACCTGTGATGAAACCTATTTGGAAAACTCCAGGAAGATCAGCAATAGATGCTGTTGCTTCATTTGTTGGAAGCTACTCATTAGCACTTCTTATAACAAATAGAGTTTATAAAGAAGGGAAATATACATCTAAAGAGGCTGTAATTATAGCAACAGGATTTTCAACAGTTTCAGCAACATTTATGGTAATAGTTGCAAAAACACTAGATTTAATGGATAGTTGGAATTTATATTTCTGGTTAACTGTTATAGTAACATTTGTAGTTACTGCAATAACTGCAAGAATTTATCCAATTAGAAACAAATCTGATGCTTACTTTGAAAATCAAGAGGGGGATATTGAAAAAGATATTCCAAAAGATAAGTTTAAAGTAGCATTTAATGAAGGAATGGAAGTTTGTGCAAACAGTGGTTCAATCTTAGAAAATGTTATGATAAATTTAAAAGATGGAGTAATGCTAGCATTCAATATAGGGCCTTCTCTTATGGCAGTGGGAACTTTAGGAATAGTTTTAGCTAATCATACTCCAATATTTGACTGGATAGGGTATTTAGTATATCCATTTACTTTAATATCTGGATTTGAAGAACCACTTTTAACTGCAAAAGCATTGGCACTAGGAATTGCTGAAATGTTCTTACCTGCTGTTTTAGTAACAAAATTAAGTTTTGAAGTTAAAATGTTAGTTGCAATAACTTGCGTATCTGAAGTTTTATTCTTCTCTGCTTCAATACCTTGTATGATGGCAACAGATATTCCTATAAGTTTTAAAGACTACCTAATTATATGGTTTGAAAGAGTTGTACTTTCAATTGTAGTTGCAGTTCCTTTAATCTATTTAGTAAAGGTACTAATGTAA
- a CDS encoding Na+/H+ antiporter family protein: MILLNPVVLSVIVMSVLCLLKLNVLLALIISALVAGFVAGMPIGDIMGTLIGGMGGQSETALSYILLGTLAVAIGNTGVASIISRKVASVVNGKKLIILIIIAFFGCFSQNLIPVHIAYIPILIPPLISVMNKLKLDRRAMACSLTFSLKAPYIAIPAGFGLIFQGIIATQMTENGMPVNQLDVWKSTWILGLFMVFGLLLALFFSYRKDREYKDLPLKGIEIEEAEKMETKHWLTLLAALAAFIVPMIYDSLPLGALAALFLMFVFRVLKWKDIDKTINGGMQLMGLIAFIMLVASGYAAVIKQTGAVEELVNSIYGMIGGSKPIGVILMLLVGLLVTMGIGTSFGTIPVVAAIYIPLCLKLGLSVPGSVVVLAAAAALGDAGSPASDSTLGPTSGLNVDGQHDHIWDTCVPTFLHFNIPLIIAGFIGGMFF, translated from the coding sequence ATGATTTTATTAAATCCAGTTGTTCTTTCAGTTATTGTTATGAGTGTTTTATGTTTATTGAAACTTAATGTATTGTTAGCATTGATAATTTCAGCATTAGTTGCTGGTTTTGTTGCTGGTATGCCAATAGGAGACATTATGGGAACTCTTATTGGTGGTATGGGTGGACAATCTGAAACTGCATTAAGCTATATTCTTCTAGGAACTCTTGCAGTTGCTATAGGAAATACAGGAGTTGCTAGTATTATCTCAAGAAAAGTCGCTTCTGTTGTAAATGGTAAAAAGTTAATAATTCTAATAATTATAGCATTCTTTGGATGTTTTTCACAAAACTTAATACCAGTTCATATTGCATATATTCCAATATTAATTCCACCTTTAATAAGTGTTATGAATAAGTTAAAATTAGACAGAAGAGCTATGGCTTGTTCACTTACATTTTCTTTAAAAGCTCCTTATATTGCTATTCCAGCGGGATTTGGATTAATTTTCCAAGGTATTATTGCAACACAAATGACAGAAAATGGAATGCCTGTTAATCAACTTGATGTATGGAAATCAACTTGGATACTTGGTTTATTTATGGTATTTGGATTATTATTAGCTTTATTTTTCTCTTATAGAAAAGATAGAGAATATAAAGATTTACCTTTAAAAGGTATAGAAATTGAAGAAGCAGAAAAAATGGAAACTAAACACTGGCTAACTTTACTTGCTGCCTTAGCTGCATTTATAGTTCCTATGATTTATGATTCTCTTCCACTTGGAGCACTTGCAGCATTATTCCTAATGTTTGTATTTAGAGTATTAAAATGGAAAGATATTGATAAAACAATAAATGGTGGTATGCAATTAATGGGACTTATAGCTTTCATAATGCTAGTTGCTTCTGGATATGCAGCAGTTATTAAACAAACTGGTGCTGTTGAAGAATTGGTAAATTCTATCTATGGAATGATAGGTGGAAGTAAGCCTATTGGAGTAATATTAATGTTATTAGTTGGACTTTTAGTAACTATGGGAATAGGAACTTCATTTGGTACTATTCCAGTTGTTGCTGCTATTTATATCCCTCTATGTTTAAAACTTGGTTTATCAGTTCCAGGTTCAGTTGTAGTTCTTGCTGCAGCAGCTGCATTAGGAGATGCTGGATCACCTGCATCAGACTCAACATTAGGACCAACATCTGGACTTAACGTTGATGGACAACACGATCATATCTGGGATACTTGTGTACCAACATTCTTACACTTCAATATTCCATTAATTATAGCTGGATTTATTGGAGGAATGTTCTTCTAA
- a CDS encoding peptidylprolyl isomerase has product MSLQAIIKTNKGEINLNLFSDIAPVTVLNFVTLAKSGYYNGLKFHRVIEDFMIQGGDPTGTGAGGPGYQFGDEFKRGVEFTKKGLLAMANAGPNTNGSQFFITHVPTEWLNYKHTIFGEVVSSKDQDVVDSIKQGDTMNEIVVVGDVDKLIEENKEFYTQLKNFLKI; this is encoded by the coding sequence ATGAGTTTACAAGCAATCATCAAAACAAACAAGGGGGAGATAAACCTAAATTTATTTTCAGATATCGCACCTGTAACTGTGCTTAACTTTGTAACTCTAGCTAAAAGTGGATACTATAATGGTTTAAAATTCCACAGAGTTATTGAGGATTTTATGATACAGGGAGGGGATCCAACTGGAACTGGTGCAGGTGGTCCAGGATATCAATTTGGAGATGAATTTAAAAGAGGAGTAGAGTTTACTAAAAAAGGCCTACTTGCTATGGCAAATGCTGGGCCAAACACAAATGGTTCACAATTTTTTATCACTCATGTTCCAACAGAGTGGTTAAACTACAAACATACAATCTTTGGAGAAGTAGTATCATCTAAAGATCAAGATGTTGTAGATAGTATCAAACAAGGCGACACAATGAATGAAATCGTTGTAGTTGGAGATGTAGATAAATTAATAGAAGAAAATAAAGAATTCTATACTCAATTAAAGAATTTTTTAAAAATCTAA
- a CDS encoding THUMP domain-containing class I SAM-dependent RNA methyltransferase — protein MIFIASTTMGLESVVKEECLALGFKNIKVFDGRVEFEGDFKDLVKANIYLRCSDRVFIKMAEFKALSYEELFQNVKAIEWQDFIDENGEFPISWVSSVKSKLYSKSDIQRISKKAIVEKLKEKYKREIFLENGALYSIKIQCHKDIFIVMLDSSGEALTKRGYRAVKRLAPIKETLAAALVYLSKWKSDEVLLDAMCGTGTIVIEAAMIARNIAPGANRNFAAEKWSVIDEKLWTDIRDEAFSSEDLSKELKIYASDIDEKSIEVAKENAEKAGVEEDIIFEVKDFKDIESPAKYGAVIVNPPYGERLMNDEDIEELYRDFGKFCKKNLAKWSYYIITSYEDFEKAFGKPATKNRKLYNGGIKCYYYQYFGDRKNGYRN, from the coding sequence ATGATATTTATAGCAAGTACAACAATGGGCTTGGAAAGTGTTGTAAAAGAAGAATGCCTTGCTCTAGGCTTTAAAAATATAAAAGTATTTGATGGTAGAGTTGAGTTTGAAGGAGATTTTAAAGATTTAGTTAAGGCCAATATATATTTGAGATGTTCTGACAGAGTTTTTATAAAAATGGCAGAGTTCAAAGCTTTATCTTATGAAGAATTATTTCAAAATGTAAAGGCTATTGAATGGCAAGATTTCATAGATGAAAATGGAGAATTTCCAATTTCTTGGGTTAGTTCAGTAAAATCTAAATTATACTCAAAGTCAGATATTCAAAGAATAAGTAAAAAGGCTATAGTTGAAAAACTAAAAGAAAAATATAAAAGAGAAATATTTTTAGAAAATGGAGCACTGTACTCTATAAAAATTCAATGTCACAAAGATATTTTTATAGTTATGTTAGATAGTTCAGGTGAAGCTTTAACAAAAAGAGGTTATAGAGCAGTAAAGAGATTAGCTCCCATAAAGGAAACTTTAGCTGCAGCTCTAGTGTACTTATCAAAATGGAAGTCTGATGAAGTTTTACTTGATGCTATGTGTGGGACAGGTACCATTGTAATAGAGGCAGCTATGATAGCTAGAAATATTGCACCAGGAGCAAATAGAAACTTTGCTGCTGAAAAATGGTCTGTGATTGATGAAAAACTTTGGACAGATATAAGAGATGAAGCCTTCTCTAGTGAAGATTTATCAAAAGAGTTAAAAATATATGCTTCTGATATAGATGAAAAAAGTATAGAAGTAGCAAAGGAAAATGCTGAAAAAGCTGGAGTTGAAGAAGATATTATCTTTGAAGTTAAAGACTTTAAAGACATTGAAAGTCCTGCAAAATATGGAGCAGTAATAGTTAATCCTCCTTATGGGGAAAGACTTATGAATGATGAAGATATAGAAGAATTATATAGAGATTTTGGTAAGTTCTGTAAAAAGAATTTAGCTAAATGGTCTTACTACATAATAACTTCTTATGAAGACTTTGAAAAAGCTTTTGGAAAGCCAGCTACTAAAAATCGTAAGCTATATAATGGTGGAATAAAGTGTTATTATTATCAATATTTTGGAGATAGAAAAAATGGATATAGAAACTAA
- a CDS encoding AI-2E family transporter, which yields MNLKKLMKIVVIILIFVILQSYFTNPDAFSTVIERWTGYFMTLIMAVFIAILLEPIKKYLKKKSKINDVLAISLSIVFVVLIVIIISLIVIPEIISSLKILNDMYPAISEKVLTIGKDVTNYLAEKNIYTLDTEELNNSFTNYIRNNTSNIKEFVLAFIGGLVNWTLGFTNLIVAFTLAFLILLDKKNLMKTLENLIKIVFGVKNTPYVMNKLRLSKDIFINYISGKIIVSFIVGFCVYIILLITGTPYAALSGILLGVGNMIPYIGSILGGIVAFFLILLVAPIKTLILLIAIAIAQLVDGFIVGPKIIGDKVGLSTFWVMVSMIIFGNLFGIMGMFLGTPILSIIKLFYVDLLKRAEQGGKE from the coding sequence ATGAATTTAAAAAAATTAATGAAAATTGTGGTAATAATTTTAATTTTTGTAATTTTACAGTCATATTTTACAAATCCAGATGCTTTCTCAACTGTAATTGAAAGATGGACAGGATATTTTATGACTTTAATTATGGCAGTTTTTATAGCTATTCTTTTAGAACCAATAAAAAAATATTTAAAAAAGAAAAGTAAGATAAATGATGTTTTGGCAATAAGCCTATCAATAGTTTTTGTAGTTTTAATAGTTATAATTATATCTTTGATAGTGATACCAGAAATTATTTCATCTTTAAAAATTCTTAATGATATGTATCCAGCTATTTCAGAGAAAGTGTTGACAATAGGAAAGGATGTAACAAATTATTTAGCAGAGAAAAACATATATACATTGGATACAGAAGAGCTGAATAATAGTTTTACTAATTATATTAGGAATAATACAAGTAATATAAAAGAATTTGTACTTGCCTTTATAGGAGGTTTAGTTAACTGGACACTAGGTTTTACTAATTTAATTGTAGCATTCACTTTAGCATTTTTAATTCTATTAGATAAGAAAAATCTTATGAAAACATTAGAAAATCTTATAAAAATTGTTTTTGGAGTGAAAAATACTCCTTATGTTATGAATAAATTAAGACTATCAAAAGATATATTTATAAACTATATCTCAGGAAAAATAATAGTATCTTTTATAGTTGGGTTTTGTGTATATATAATTTTACTTATAACAGGAACACCTTATGCAGCTTTAAGTGGTATATTATTAGGTGTTGGAAATATGATACCCTATATTGGTTCAATTCTTGGAGGAATAGTAGCATTTTTCTTAATTCTCTTAGTTGCTCCAATAAAAACTTTGATATTATTGATAGCAATAGCGATAGCTCAATTGGTAGATGGCTTTATAGTAGGACCTAAAATAATAGGTGATAAAGTTGGTTTAAGCACTTTTTGGGTTATGGTTTCTATGATAATTTTTGGAAATTTATTTGGGATAATGGGAATGTTTTTAGGAACACCTATACTGTCAATAATAAAATTATTCTATGTAGATTTGTTAAAAAGAGCTGAGCAAGGAGGCAAGGAATGA
- a CDS encoding NusG domain II-containing protein, with amino-acid sequence MKKTKYFKIGDLVIYGFLIIFFSILTLKIGSFKDVKGAKAEIWVDGELKYVYPLQEQEKNVFVETNLGGCNIQFKDNMVRVTTSNSPLKIAVKQGFIKSPGEVIIGIPDRLVVKVVGDSEDDSELDFVAR; translated from the coding sequence ATGAAAAAAACTAAATACTTTAAAATTGGAGATTTAGTTATTTATGGCTTCTTAATAATATTCTTTTCAATACTTACATTGAAAATAGGTAGTTTTAAAGATGTTAAAGGAGCAAAAGCAGAAATATGGGTAGATGGGGAACTAAAATATGTCTATCCTTTACAAGAACAAGAAAAAAATGTTTTTGTTGAAACTAATTTAGGTGGTTGTAATATTCAATTTAAAGATAATATGGTAAGGGTTACAACTTCCAATTCCCCACTTAAAATAGCAGTTAAACAGGGATTTATTAAATCGCCAGGAGAAGTTATAATAGGTATACCAGATAGATTGGTGGTTAAGGTAGTAGGTGATTCTGAAGATGACTCAGAATTAGATTTTGTAGCAAGATAG
- a CDS encoding phosphatidylserine decarboxylase, whose amino-acid sequence MKFEQIKYIERKTGEIKTEKVMGEGALKFLYYNPFGKLALNAVVKRKFVSDWYGSKMSKPESKEKIKGFVEEMGIDMSEYKRSVDEYTSFNDFFYRELKEGAREVDYDEKAIVSPADGKILAYQNIKEVDKFFVKGSEFTLEEFFNDKDLAKKYEDGTFVIIRLAPADYHRFHFPTDGEISEVKKISGAYYSVSTHAIKTNFRIFCENKREYAILKTKNFGDIAMFDVGATMVGGIVQTYKANSFVKKADEKGYFLFGGSTCILVFEKGKVEIDKDILENTQNKIETRIYMGEKFGNEKN is encoded by the coding sequence ATGAAATTTGAACAAATAAAATATATTGAAAGAAAGACAGGAGAAATAAAAACAGAAAAGGTTATGGGAGAGGGAGCATTAAAGTTCCTGTACTATAATCCTTTTGGGAAATTAGCTTTAAATGCTGTTGTAAAAAGAAAATTTGTTTCTGATTGGTATGGAAGCAAGATGTCTAAACCTGAGTCTAAAGAAAAGATAAAAGGCTTTGTAGAAGAAATGGGTATAGATATGAGCGAGTATAAGAGATCAGTAGATGAATACACAAGTTTTAACGATTTCTTCTATCGTGAATTAAAAGAAGGAGCTAGAGAGGTTGACTACGATGAAAAGGCAATAGTTTCTCCAGCAGATGGGAAGATTTTAGCCTATCAAAATATAAAAGAAGTCGATAAATTCTTTGTCAAAGGCTCTGAATTTACTTTAGAAGAGTTTTTTAATGATAAAGATCTAGCAAAGAAATATGAAGATGGAACTTTTGTAATAATCAGATTGGCACCAGCTGATTATCATAGATTTCATTTTCCAACAGATGGTGAAATATCAGAAGTTAAAAAGATTTCTGGAGCTTACTACTCTGTATCAACCCATGCAATAAAGACTAATTTTAGAATATTCTGTGAAAACAAAAGAGAATATGCAATACTTAAAACTAAAAACTTTGGAGATATTGCAATGTTTGATGTAGGAGCAACTATGGTTGGAGGAATAGTTCAAACATATAAGGCGAATAGCTTTGTAAAAAAAGCTGATGAAAAAGGATATTTTCTTTTTGGAGGTTCAACTTGTATCCTAGTTTTTGAAAAAGGTAAGGTTGAAATAGATAAAGACATATTAGAAAACACTCAGAATAAGATAGAAACAAGAATTTATATGGGAGAAAAATTTGGAAATGAAAAAAACTAA
- a CDS encoding nicotinate phosphoribosyltransferase produces MNNDIILTEFARVINSDRYQYTESDIFLMENMQNKIAVFDMFFRKTEDGGFAVVSGIQEVIHLIEVLNTTSEEEKRKYFSKVLEEEHLVDFLSKMKFTGDLYAIQDGEIVYPNEPIITIKAPLIQAKILETPILNIMNMNLGIATKASMITRAADPVKVLAFGSRRAHGFDSAVQGNKAAVIGGCFGHSNLITEYKYGLPSNGTMSHSYIQAFGVGAEAEKEAFVTFIKHRRQRKRNSLILLIDTYDTIHIGIENAIKAFKECGIDDNYEGIYGVRLDSGDLAYQSKKCRKRFDEEGFTKAKITLTNSLDEQLIRSLREQGACVDMYGVGDAIAVSKSYPCFGGVYKIVELDEEPLIKISGDVIKISNPGFKEVYRIFDKDGYAYADLISLVKNDKDKEKLLNNEDFTIRDEKYDFKSSLIEKDKYTYTKLTKQYIKDGKIEQDLYDELFDIMKSQKHYFDSLAKVSEERKRLENPHSYKVDLSSDLIELKYGLINKIKNV; encoded by the coding sequence ATGAATAATGATATTATTTTAACAGAATTTGCAAGAGTTATCAACTCTGATAGATACCAATATACAGAAAGTGATATTTTTCTTATGGAAAACATGCAAAATAAGATTGCAGTTTTTGATATGTTTTTTAGAAAAACAGAAGATGGAGGATTTGCTGTTGTATCAGGAATACAAGAGGTTATCCATCTAATAGAAGTTTTAAATACTACTTCTGAAGAAGAAAAAAGAAAATATTTTTCTAAAGTTTTAGAAGAAGAACATCTAGTAGATTTCTTATCTAAGATGAAATTTACAGGAGACTTGTATGCAATACAAGATGGAGAAATAGTTTATCCTAATGAGCCAATAATAACTATAAAGGCTCCATTGATACAAGCTAAAATTTTAGAAACTCCTATACTAAATATAATGAATATGAATTTAGGAATCGCAACTAAAGCTTCTATGATAACAAGAGCAGCAGATCCTGTAAAGGTTCTTGCTTTTGGAAGTAGAAGAGCACATGGTTTTGATAGTGCTGTTCAAGGAAATAAGGCAGCTGTTATTGGTGGATGTTTTGGACATTCAAACTTAATTACAGAATATAAATATGGACTTCCTTCTAATGGAACTATGTCTCACTCATATATTCAAGCTTTTGGAGTTGGAGCTGAAGCAGAAAAAGAAGCCTTTGTTACTTTTATTAAACATAGAAGACAAAGAAAAAGAAATTCTTTAATACTTTTAATTGATACTTATGACACTATCCATATAGGAATTGAAAATGCTATAAAGGCTTTTAAAGAATGTGGAATAGATGATAATTATGAAGGAATCTATGGAGTAAGATTGGACTCAGGTGACTTGGCATATCAATCTAAAAAATGCCGTAAGAGATTTGATGAAGAAGGATTTACTAAGGCAAAAATTACTTTGACAAATTCTTTAGATGAACAGTTGATAAGATCACTTCGTGAACAAGGAGCTTGTGTAGATATGTATGGTGTTGGAGATGCCATAGCAGTAAGTAAATCATATCCTTGTTTTGGTGGAGTATATAAAATAGTTGAATTAGATGAAGAACCATTAATAAAAATTTCAGGAGATGTTATAAAAATATCAAACCCTGGATTTAAAGAAGTATATAGAATATTTGATAAAGATGGTTATGCTTATGCTGATTTAATAAGTTTAGTTAAAAATGACAAAGATAAAGAAAAATTGTTGAATAATGAGGACTTTACAATAAGAGATGAAAAATATGATTTCAAATCAAGTCTTATTGAAAAAGATAAATATACATACACAAAATTAACTAAACAATATATAAAAGATGGTAAGATTGAACAAGATTTATATGATGAATTGTTTGATATTATGAAATCTCAAAAACATTATTTCGATTCTTTAGCTAAGGTTTCTGAAGAAAGAAAAAGACTTGAAAACCCACATAGCTATAAGGTGGACTTATCGTCTGACTTAATAGAATTAAAATATGGTTTAATTAATAAGATAAAAAATGTCTAA
- the dtd gene encoding D-aminoacyl-tRNA deacylase — MRTVIQRVKYAKVNVDGKTIGEIDKGLLVLLGITHEDTIKEVKWLANKTKNLRIFEDEEERMNLSLEDVKGKVLIISQFTLYGNSIKGNRPSFIDAAKPDYAKDLYLKFIEEFKSFGIETQEGEFGADMKVELLNDGPVTIIIDTKDATIK, encoded by the coding sequence ATGAGAACAGTTATACAAAGAGTTAAGTATGCAAAGGTAAACGTTGATGGAAAAACAATAGGAGAAATTGATAAGGGACTTCTAGTTCTTTTGGGTATTACTCATGAGGATACTATAAAAGAAGTTAAATGGCTTGCTAACAAAACTAAAAATTTAAGAATTTTTGAAGATGAGGAAGAAAGAATGAATCTTTCTTTAGAAGATGTAAAAGGAAAAGTTTTAATAATTTCTCAATTTACTCTTTATGGAAATTCCATAAAAGGAAATAGACCTTCTTTTATTGATGCTGCTAAGCCTGATTATGCTAAAGATTTATACTTAAAATTTATCGAAGAATTTAAAAGTTTTGGTATAGAAACTCAAGAAGGTGAATTTGGTGCTGATATGAAGGTTGAACTTTTAAACGATGGACCAGTAACAATTATTATTGATACTAAAGATGCAACTATAAAATAA